The following DNA comes from Streptomyces sp. NBC_00273.
GGCTCCAGGTCGTGCCAGCTCAAGTGCTCGGAAGGCACCCAGTCGGCACGGGTGATGAACCACCGGTGGGACCAGCTCTCGCCCTGGTGGTACGCCATGTAGTCATAGGTGAAGGTCTGGGTGGGGGCTGAGGTGTCCAGCTCCGTCAGGGGCCAGTCCCCGAGCGTGTCGTCCGGTGCCAGATCCAGACCGCGGAACGCCGGGTTCCCCGCGGACGCAAGGGTGCCCTCTCCGAAGAACTTGCGGTACTCGAGGTACTTCTGGGCGTCGTTCCACGGATAGTCGGCGAGCATCCGGGCAGCCCCCGGCACCACTTCGTGCCAGTCGGTACTGGTGTTGACGCGGCGCGCCTCGACACAGATCCGTGAGGGGTCCTCGTCTCGGATTGCGGCGCCGGCCCTGCTGCGCGGGTCGTTGGCCGTGCCGTGCCGCGGGTCCGCCATGGCGGCGGCCCTGGGGGCCCGCCGGCGAGGCTGGCGCGCCGCCCACTTACGGGAGTAGACCTGATCCGAGCCGATGGTGACCAGGTTGGTGAACGGGGTGAACTGATCGCCCACCTTGGCGCGGATCTTCACCTGGAACTGCCCTTCCGGCTCCTCGTCGCCCAGGTCCACCCAGTGGGAGTTGGACTGGATCCAGTTCCATGCGGACCAGTGGAGGAAGACCGTCTGCCGTAGCTCGTTGTTGAGCCACACCTCGTACTGGTGCGGGTAGGGCGCGTTGCCCTCTTCCCAGTCCGCCGGAGGGGGCCAGGCCCCCTGATCGGGGGCGTTCTCCCCGATCTTCCATCGCAGACTGATCCCGTACATCGTGTACTTGCCGTCATCGCGGTACCTGATGTCCGCGCGAAGGTCGGACGGAGCAGACAACCGGGTTGCGCTCACAGCGTCCCCTTCTCCTAGATCGAATCTATCCCTGAGGCCATCAACCACGGAGCAACGCGCACAACCGATAGTTACAGGCCGTGACAGAAAGTCACTGTAGATCATGCGGGGCACCCGGACAGACGGATCGCAGCCACCGCGCGCCGGTCGTCCAGCCCCAGCGGGCGGCTGTTCCAGAAGTCTGGAACAGCCGCTCTCGTCCCGGGCCGGACGACCTGTCAGCGCCCGCGCCCCGCTCCCTTGGTGGGCGCGGCCTGCTGTCGGTGGGCGGGGACGGCGGCTTCGGCCGGAGCCGGCCGGCCGCGACCGCGGGGGTGGTGGAGCGGGAGCGGGCCGCCATCGGGGAGACCCACAGCCGGGAAACGGACGCGGGCGACGCGGACGGCGGCGTGGTCAGAGAGTGGTGGGCCGCGTCCACGACGCGTCCCACCAGAGCCGTGCCCGTGGCCTGCTTCCAGGAGGTGTCGGCCGTCAAGCGGTTCAGGTGCCGGGCCACAACGTGTGTGCCCTCGCTCTCGCCGATCTTCTGCATGCAGGCGGCCAGCAGCGGCCACTGACGTGAGCTGACCAGGAGGCCCGCTTCCCGCTCCGGCAGGATGTCCATGACCACAGTGAGCCGCCCTCCGCCACCCCGAACAGGCCAGCAGCAACCCTCACCACGTCAAGAACTGGGCACGTTCATTGGCTCTGTCGCTGATCTTGTGATGCTGTGCGGCTGAACTGGGCAGCCTCCCGGTGTGCGGTTCTGGGGGTTTGGTGCGGTTGTTTCCGCATCTGTCGGGTGTGGTGGTGGAGTCGATCTCACGGGACGCGGGTGTGGTCACGTTTCGTACGCGGGCCCGGGCCGACGCGGTGAGATGCCCGAGGTGCAAGTCGCTGTCGTGGCGGGTGCACGGCCGATACGAACGGCGTCTGGCGGACGCCGCCGTGGGGACCACACCGGTGGTGATCCGGTTGGTGGTCCGCAGGTTCAAGTGCCTCAGCTCCGGCTGCCCGACGGTGACCTTCGCCGAACAGATACCGGGACTGACCAGCCCTCACGCCCGACATACCCCGGTCCTCCGCAAGCTGCTGGCGCGGGTCGCAGAGGCTCTGGCCGGCCGGGCCGGAGCCCGCCTGGCCCGACGGATGGGGATGCCGGTGGCGAAGGACACCCTGCTACGGCTTCTTCGAGCCTCTGACCTCGAGGAACCCGGCGCGGTGCGGGTCCTGGGGGTGGACGAGTTTGCCCTGCTCAAGGGGCACAACTACGCGACGCTGCTGGTCGACCTCGAAGCCCGCCGGCCCATCGACGTCCTGCCTGGCCGGGAGGCCGGGACGGTCGCTCGGTGGCTCGAAAGCCATCCGGAGATCGAGATCATCTGCCGCGACAGGGCCTCCGCCTACGCCGAGGCAGCCAGGGCAGCCGCGCCTCAAGCGGTCCAGATCGCAGACGTGTGGCACCTCTGGAACAACCTCGCCAAAGCCGTCGAGAGGACCCTCACCAGCCATTACGCCTGCATCCGCGCCGGCCACGAGGCCGCCAGGCAACCTGACGAGGACGCTCCCGTGGCACCACCGGACGGAACGCTCGACGTCAACGGGCGCCCACGCCGGATCGTCGGACGGATCCGCGAACGACACCGCCGCGTCCATGAACTTCTCGCCCAAGGCCGATCCCTCCGTGGCATCAGCCGGGACCTCGACCTGGACTACTACGCCGTCCGCCGATACGCCCAAACACCGGACGTCGACCAACTGCTGGTCAAGGTCACCCAGCGCCGCACCCTGCTCGACGACTACAAGCCCTACCTCTACGAACGCTTCACCCAGGGCTGCCGCAACGCCAGCCAGCTCTTCCGCGAAGTCCGTGACCAGGGATTTCGCGGCGAACGCACGGGGGTCAACCGATACATCCGTCAGCTGAAGCAGGGCATCGAGACCGCCCCTCCAGCACCCGCCCTACCCAAACCGCGGCGGGCACTGCGTTGGGTGATGACGCACCCCGACCGGCTTCGGCCACATGAAGTCCTCGGCCTCAAGTTGGTCCGGGCCGCCTGCCCTGAGCTCGACACGGCCGTCGAGCACGTTCGAGACTTCGCCGCCCTCATACAGGAACGACGCGGCCAGGACCTCTTCGACTGGATCGAACAGGTCCACAACAGCGGCCTTGCATCGCTACAGCAGTTCGCCCGCGGCCTCCTCCATGACCAGGACGCCGTCGTCGCCGGCCTCTCCTCAACCTGGAGCTCAGGACAAGTCGAAGGCCAGGTCACACGCGTCAAGTTGATCAAGCGAGCCGGATACGGCCGAGCCAAACTCGACCTCCTGCGAACCCGGATCCTCCTCAGAACCTGACCACCAGCCGATCACAAGATCAGCGACAGAGTCCGTTCATGTGTACGCCGACACCGTTCGATGGAAGCCTGCCTCAGTCCACGACACGAGCCCTCGGCGCCTGGCCAGCAACAGCCAGCGCCTGCGGAGCACCCAGAGCGACCCACGGCAGTGAACACACCCCGAACTCGCCCCCATCTCTCTTCCTCTCCCACGCACAGGGGTAAGTCAGCGCAGTCACCACCCGCCGGGCGGGTGGTGACCTGCAAGAACGGTCAGCCGCCGGCGGCTGACCTTCCCCCTCAACCTCCCCCTCAGGTTCCCCCCGAGTTTCCCCCCCAGCTTCCCCGTCAGTTTCCCCCACCGCGATACGAGGCTTCAGCCCCTTGCGATCTCTCGCTTCCATGTCAGTACGTGACCTGCACGTCTCTCACCCGATGACAGTGGACCGATCCCGGATCCCTCACTTCGTGACAGTCAAAGCGGCAGCCAGCACCTGGCCCTGACCAACGCCGCAGGCCCCTACCGGACACACCCGCCGCTGACACTCAACTCACTGACACGAAACCGAGAGATCGCACCCAGTGATCGGGGTGGCGCCGGTCGCCGCGGCGGACACTTCCCAGAGCCGTGCTGCCGCGTCCGGGTCGATGGCGTACGCACGGACGCCGCCGGCGTCCATGGGCTCGTCGGGGGCGCAGACGCGGGCGACGTCGCAGTCCTCCAGGTAGAGCCCGCCATGGCCGTCGAGGAGGGGGGACGTGGCTGCCCAGAGCCCGGTGGCGGCACCTTGGGAGGGTGTCTTGAAGCCGGCGCCGATCACGTTGCCGTGCTCGTCCACCCAGCCGCGTTCGATCTGCTCCCGGAGGGTCATCTCTCGCTGGAGACCGGCGATGATCTTCCCCGGGTGGAGGGCGAACGCCCGGACGCCGTCGTTGCGTCCGAGGACGTCGAGCTGCACGGCGAACAGGGCGTTGGCCGTCTTGGACTGGCCGTAGGCCAGCCACTTGTCGTAGCCCGTGCGGAAGTGCGGGTCGTACCGGCGGATGCCGGTCAGTGCGTGCCCTGCGGAGCTGTTGACGACGACGCGCGCACCGTCGGCGGCGGCCAGGAGCGGGTAAAGCTCGCAGGCGAGTGTGAAGTGTCCGAAGTGGTTGCCGGCGAGCTGGCCTTCCCAGCCAGGTCCGACGCGTCGCTCAGGGGTGGCCATGACTCCGGCGACGGCCATGAGGAGGTCGAGCCTGTCGATGGAGTCGCCGATGTGCGCGGCGGCGGCACGCACGCTGTCGAGGTCCGTCAGGTCCATGGGGACGACTTCGCAGCCGTTCACGTCCGCGAGAGCGGCGCGGGCTACCCCGGGTCGCCGTGCCGGAACGACGACCCGGGCCCCGGCGGCTGCCAGGCCCCGGGTGGTCTCCAGGCCGAGTCCGGAGTAGCCCCCGGTCACGACGGCGGTCGCGCCGGAGAGGTCGAGGCCGGCCAAGACCTCCTCGGTGGTGCTGGTGGCGGAGAAGGGCGAGCCGAGCGGTTGCTGAGCAGTGGTGGTCATGCCGACGACGCTAGGTTCTAGAGCGAGGTCTAGAACAAGTCCTAGGCTGGGCAGCATGACGACTGCCGAGACCCGCGCGGAATTGGCACCTCCCACCGGACCGTCATCCAGTAGTTGAAAGGCCGGGTCGACGGTCCGTCACCCCCCGGCCTCCCAGCAGCTGTACGTCGCTCTGGTAAGCGTTCCGAACTCTACTCCGGCCGGGTGACAGATCACGGGCACTGACCGGTACGGTCGGGCGTTGCAGAACCCGGAGTCCGGACCAACCACAGGTCTCTGACGTCAGGTGCGGGGGCCGACCCCGAGGCTGCGCCGTACCGTCACGGGCTCAGCCTCGATCTGAGGGGCGGGCGGGGGTAGCTATTCCCTCACCGCGCCGGCCTGGCAGGCGTACTTCAGCACCAGCACGCCCCAGCACCTGATCGCAGCCTCCGCAGGATTTTCGGCGTCGTGCCCTACGAGCCAGCCTGCAGGCGTCATGCTGGTCGTTGGGACAGCGCGAAGGGAACGATGTTTTGCGGGGAACGAGTGCGCGGGCCGGGTCGGCGGTCGCGGTGGGCGCGGCGTTAGTCGCGGCTGGGATGGGCGTGATCACGAACTACGTGACGGCAGTGGTTCCCACATGGGCCCAAGATCCCCGGCTCGTGTGGCCCGCATTCGGTGTTCTGATCGTTGCGGCGGTCGTACTTCAGTTCTGGGCCAAGAGCCTGGACGCCAGCGCGGGACGCGCGAATCCGCGGCAGCTTCCTCTGGAACGGGTACTGCCCAACAGGCACGGGTCTCTCGCACCCGCGCACACCGGGGGGCCGGTGCGCGGCCGGGACGCCGACCTCGCCACGCTGAGAACGATGTTGCGTCGTCCCGACGGCCGGTTCGCGGTGCTGTGCGGCACGGGGGGAATGGGCAAAACCACCTTGGCCGCCCTGCTGGCTGACCAGGCCATTGCCGAGGGGACGCCGGTGTTCTGGGTACCCTGGCGCGACGAACGGGACCTTGCCGAGCAGATGACCCGGGTTGCACTCGCCTGCGGGCTTTCGGAAGAACAGCTGGAATCGGTCCGGTCGGGCCGGGCAAGCCTGCCGGACGTGGTGTGGCAGCAGCTCGCCCTGGAGCGTTCATGGCTGCTGGTCGTGGACAACGTCGATCAGCCCGCTGCCGTGGGTCCCGACAGGGAGCTCGTTGCCTCCTACCGGGGGTGGATCCGCCCCGGCGGCAGCGGCCTCCTGCTGATCACCAGCCGCGACACCGACCCTGACACCTGGGGCGGCCGCGCCGTACTGCACCGCCTGGCCCCGCTCGACCCGGATGCCGGCGCCCGCGCTCTGCTCGACGGCGCACCCGAGGCGGGCACCCTGGAAGACGCACGGCTCTTGGCCGACCGGCTCGGCGGTCTCCCCCTCGCGCTCCACACCGCCGGTCGCTACCTGGCCGCCGTCGCCAGCCGACACCGTACGTTCACCGCCTACAGGCAAGCCCTGGACCACGAACTGTCTACCCTACTCGGTGCCGAACACCCCGACGCCGCCGACCCCGACGTCGCCCGCAGCCTCGTCCGCCATACCTGGGACCTCTCCCTGGACCAGCTCACCGCCAGGGGCACCACCCGGGCACGCCACATCTTGCGCCTGCTCTCGCTGTTCGGCACTGAGCCCATTCCGTTGTCGCTCATCACGCCGAGCCTGGTTACGGCGGCCACCGGCCAGGCGACGACCGCGACCGACGTCGAGGCGGCGATCAACGGCCTGCACACCTACGGTCTTGTGGACACTCCCGCAACCGGTCCGGCCAGCTCGGACATCGCCCAGGTGTCACTTCATCCCCTGATCCGTGAGATCTCCGCCCTTGCCCTGA
Coding sequences within:
- a CDS encoding lytic polysaccharide monooxygenase auxiliary activity family 9 protein, whose translation is MSATRLSAPSDLRADIRYRDDGKYTMYGISLRWKIGENAPDQGAWPPPADWEEGNAPYPHQYEVWLNNELRQTVFLHWSAWNWIQSNSHWVDLGDEEPEGQFQVKIRAKVGDQFTPFTNLVTIGSDQVYSRKWAARQPRRRAPRAAAMADPRHGTANDPRSRAGAAIRDEDPSRICVEARRVNTSTDWHEVVPGAARMLADYPWNDAQKYLEYRKFFGEGTLASAGNPAFRGLDLAPDDTLGDWPLTELDTSAPTQTFTYDYMAYHQGESWSHRWFITRADWVPSEHLSWHDLEPIPFLVEVHGAPREDESTSWEFASLPRRTGRAAIVSIWGGHGGPDTPNGENGGKTGEFFLSTCDVILR
- a CDS encoding ISL3 family transposase, which encodes MVTFRTRARADAVRCPRCKSLSWRVHGRYERRLADAAVGTTPVVIRLVVRRFKCLSSGCPTVTFAEQIPGLTSPHARHTPVLRKLLARVAEALAGRAGARLARRMGMPVAKDTLLRLLRASDLEEPGAVRVLGVDEFALLKGHNYATLLVDLEARRPIDVLPGREAGTVARWLESHPEIEIICRDRASAYAEAARAAAPQAVQIADVWHLWNNLAKAVERTLTSHYACIRAGHEAARQPDEDAPVAPPDGTLDVNGRPRRIVGRIRERHRRVHELLAQGRSLRGISRDLDLDYYAVRRYAQTPDVDQLLVKVTQRRTLLDDYKPYLYERFTQGCRNASQLFREVRDQGFRGERTGVNRYIRQLKQGIETAPPAPALPKPRRALRWVMTHPDRLRPHEVLGLKLVRAACPELDTAVEHVRDFAALIQERRGQDLFDWIEQVHNSGLASLQQFARGLLHDQDAVVAGLSSTWSSGQVEGQVTRVKLIKRAGYGRAKLDLLRTRILLRT
- a CDS encoding SDR family NAD(P)-dependent oxidoreductase, which translates into the protein MTTTAQQPLGSPFSATSTTEEVLAGLDLSGATAVVTGGYSGLGLETTRGLAAAGARVVVPARRPGVARAALADVNGCEVVPMDLTDLDSVRAAAAHIGDSIDRLDLLMAVAGVMATPERRVGPGWEGQLAGNHFGHFTLACELYPLLAAADGARVVVNSSAGHALTGIRRYDPHFRTGYDKWLAYGQSKTANALFAVQLDVLGRNDGVRAFALHPGKIIAGLQREMTLREQIERGWVDEHGNVIGAGFKTPSQGAATGLWAATSPLLDGHGGLYLEDCDVARVCAPDEPMDAGGVRAYAIDPDAAARLWEVSAAATGATPITGCDLSVSCQ